From one Plantibacter flavus genomic stretch:
- a CDS encoding ThuA domain-containing protein: MTDKQALVVRGGWDGHMPVETTAAFIPFLEASGFTVRVEDGTTVYTDTDYLDTVDLIVQINTMNTIEPEEFAGLQRAVLNGTGMAGWHGGIADSYRNNADYLHMIGGQFAHHAGKDPAERTGEQSDNYIPYTVHITEYGRTHPITEGIEDFDLVTEQYWVLSDEYNDVLATTTQEVRPWDAWNRPVTAPAIWTRQWGKGRIFVSAPGHRIEIVEDPNVRTIIERGLLWAAR, encoded by the coding sequence ATGACTGACAAGCAGGCGCTCGTGGTGCGAGGCGGCTGGGACGGGCACATGCCCGTCGAGACGACCGCGGCCTTCATCCCCTTCCTGGAGGCGAGCGGGTTCACCGTCCGCGTCGAGGACGGGACCACCGTCTACACGGACACCGACTACCTCGACACGGTCGACCTCATCGTGCAGATCAACACGATGAACACCATCGAGCCGGAGGAGTTCGCCGGCCTGCAACGCGCCGTCCTGAACGGGACGGGTATGGCCGGTTGGCACGGCGGGATCGCGGACTCGTACCGCAACAACGCCGACTACCTCCACATGATCGGTGGCCAGTTCGCGCACCACGCCGGCAAGGACCCGGCCGAGCGGACGGGGGAGCAGTCCGACAACTACATCCCCTACACCGTCCACATCACCGAGTACGGCCGGACGCACCCCATCACCGAGGGGATCGAGGACTTCGACCTCGTCACCGAGCAGTACTGGGTGCTGAGCGACGAGTACAACGACGTCCTCGCGACGACGACGCAGGAGGTGCGGCCCTGGGACGCGTGGAACCGTCCCGTCACGGCGCCCGCCATCTGGACCCGCCAGTGGGGGAAGGGCAGGATCTTCGTGTCCGCGCCCGGCCACCGCATCGAGATCGTCGAAGACCCGAACGTCCGCACCATCATCGAAAGGGGCCTGCTGTGGGCAGCGCGCTGA
- a CDS encoding carbohydrate ABC transporter permease, with protein sequence MSATNPLTKPGALPTGSLDTVSVSTAGSKRGRPGEHETRGRRPRGARRKPNIIGGIGAWIWLLIIVLPIYYIVITSVRPQAGFFSSNQLIPPTDPTLDGYALVLQSDFFLYLGNSVVITVASVAVTVFVCLMAAYAIVRTNSRFTRGAFSFFLLGLAIPLQATIIPLFYMLSKAGLYDTLLALILPSIGFAVPVTVLILSNFIRDIPKELFESMTVDGASSWRTLVSLVLPLARPAIVTVALYNALNVWNGFLFPLVLTQSPSNRVLPLSLWTFQGSFSVNVPAVLAAVVLSTLPIFILYLFGRRQLISGMTAGFSK encoded by the coding sequence ATGTCAGCGACCAACCCACTCACGAAGCCCGGTGCGCTCCCGACCGGGAGCCTCGACACGGTCAGCGTCTCGACCGCCGGGTCCAAGCGCGGACGCCCGGGCGAGCACGAGACGCGAGGCAGGCGCCCCCGCGGTGCCCGCCGAAAGCCGAACATCATCGGCGGGATCGGCGCATGGATCTGGCTGCTCATCATCGTGCTGCCGATCTACTACATCGTCATCACGAGCGTGCGCCCGCAGGCCGGGTTCTTCTCGAGCAACCAGCTCATCCCGCCCACCGACCCGACCCTCGACGGCTACGCCCTCGTCCTGCAGAGCGACTTCTTCCTCTATCTCGGCAACAGCGTCGTCATCACCGTCGCGAGCGTCGCCGTCACCGTGTTCGTCTGCCTCATGGCCGCGTACGCGATCGTGCGCACCAACTCCCGGTTCACGCGGGGAGCGTTCTCGTTCTTCCTGCTCGGCCTCGCGATCCCGCTGCAGGCGACGATCATCCCGCTGTTCTACATGCTCAGCAAGGCGGGACTCTACGACACCCTCCTGGCGCTGATCCTGCCGTCGATCGGCTTCGCGGTGCCCGTGACCGTGCTCATCCTGTCGAACTTCATCCGCGACATCCCCAAAGAGCTGTTCGAGTCGATGACGGTCGACGGCGCGTCGAGCTGGCGGACCCTCGTCTCGCTCGTCCTCCCGCTCGCCCGGCCGGCGATCGTCACGGTCGCGCTCTACAACGCGCTCAACGTGTGGAACGGCTTCCTGTTCCCGCTCGTGCTCACGCAGTCGCCGAGCAACCGGGTGCTGCCGTTGTCGCTGTGGACGTTCCAGGGCTCGTTCAGCGTGAACGTGCCGGCCGTGCTCGCCGCCGTGGTGCTGTCGACCCTGCCGATCTTCATCCTGTACCTGTTCGGCCGACGCCAGTTGATCAGTGGCATGACCGCCGGCTTCAGCAAGTAG